The Apium graveolens cultivar Ventura chromosome 11, ASM990537v1, whole genome shotgun sequence genome has a window encoding:
- the LOC141698046 gene encoding uncharacterized protein LOC141698046 — protein sequence MRILPVLLLFVQLQHLHASVYSPPLLISNPASNKEQIRHKGNMVKQGTELKEKIVSNVNRRAGGGGGGGHGGHAAAARGSHGSSYGHGVGGGDSNVLPKYGGIVAGAGAGGAYDQRNHHNNGKHSGVSSCCIHSFYQLLTLLLLTWKILL from the exons ATGAGAATATTACCAGTGCTTCTGCTGTTTGTCCAACTCCAACATCTCCATGCATCAGTTTATAGTCCTCCACTACTTATATCAAACCCAG CAAGCAACAAGGAGCAAATTAGACACAAGGGAAATATGGTGAAACAAGGGACAGAACTTAAAGAAAAAATTGTGAGCAACGTCAATAGACGTGCTGGTGGGGGCGGTGGAGGAGGTCATGGGGGCCATGCTGCCGCAGCTCGTGGCAGCCACGGAAGTAGTTACGGACATGGAGTCGGGGGAGGTGATAGTAATGTCCTACCCAAATATGGAGGAATTGTTGCTGGTGCGGGTGCTGGTGGTGCTTATGATCAAAGGAACCACCATAACAATGGCAAACATAGTGGTGTTTCTAGTTGCTGCATTCATTCTTTCTATCAATTATTAACTCTTTTATTGTTAACTTGGAAGATTTTATTGTAG